The following is a genomic window from Litorimonas taeanensis.
AGCATGTGCTGCTTTACCAGCCGCAATCATGGCCTTTGAAGGAACGCAACCCGTATTCAGGCAGTCCCCGCCCATATCTTCGGCTTCGAACAAGACCACAGACCGACCCAGCTGAGCCGCACCTGACGCAACAGACAGACCCGCAGAGCCAGCACCGATGACACAAATATCAACATTATAAAGTGTTTTAGTCATTTCAATTCTCTTATTTTATCGCAGGTTTTTTAAATAATTTCTTATAGAGAGTCGGCAATAACGCGACCAAAGCTAAAGCAAAAAAGGCAGGAAGGAAATTAGCGCCGGCCTCTTTGACTAAGGCCCCGACATTTGCCGTCTCGCCTGCTTCTGCAGCGGCTAATAACGTCCCCCGCAAGCCAGACCCAATTAAAGTATAGGCAATCGTTCCCGGAATAATGCCTAGGGCGGTTGATATAAAATAGTCGCGAAACTTCGCGCCCAAAATAGCAGGTGCAATATTGACGACAGCAAAAGGGAAAATAGGGATGAGCCTTAGAGTAAACATATAAGACAAAGCATTTTCATTAAAGCCTTTTTCCATCTTGGCGAGGAAAGGGCCGGCAATGGTTTTTAAGGTCGCGCCAATTGAAGACTTAGCCGCAAGGAATAAAATACAAGCCCCTATTGTAGCCCCTATAATTACGGCGGGCGCGCCAACAAACACACCAAACAAAAAACCGCCCCCAATAGTCAAAGCACTCGCAGGGACCATAAATGCTGTCGCTGCAACATAAATTCCTATGAAAGCAATCAGGACAAGCCAAAAATTATTCTCGACAAGAGTGTTCAAATACACTGCGTTTTCACCAAGCGCTTGTGGCGACAACTGATTTTGCCAACCTTGCGACAACGCCAAGGCAAGCCCGGCCAATATAATGTAAAGCGGCCAGAGCTTCACCCAGAGGGATGCGGGCTTGACTGCGACCTGTTGTTCTTCTGTCATTTTCCTACCTGTATTTATATTATGCCGTCTCGTCTTTCAGTCGAACAGGCAAGCCTTCTTTGTATAACGTCGTTACGAGCGAAAAGCCTCATTCAAATTTGTAGCGCTACATAAAGGGGCTTTTCTCATTTGGCTTCTCACAAGCGTTCACCTTTTTGTGTTAAACTGTTCAACGGGTATTCAAAGGAATGTGAGCCATGCCGACCGTTATATTGTCATTTATTCCCTGCTTTTCTCGAAAGGCTATGCTTGACAGCGCCCGCGCATCCTCTTATGGGACGCCTCTTGAATTCAGATGTTTACTGATATGGGCTTTAGGCCGTATGGATAACATCTATATTAGCCTTTTTTATGCTCCTTGGAGACTGAAATGAAACGTACATTCCAACCTTCTGTTTTGGTTCGCAAACGCCGCCACGGTTTCCGTTCGCGCATGGCTACCAAAGCGGGTCGTCAAATTCTTTCACGCCGTCGTGCAAAGGGCCGTAAGGTCCTTTCCGCATAAGCGTAACCTAGACGGTTCAGGCTCACCGTTTATGACGGGTGCCTCAAAAGAAATTTCAAAACTCGGCGTGCTGAAAAAGCGGGCCGAGTTTTTGTATGTCCGAAACGGAGTTTATCGCGCGCAAGGGGGGCTGGTTATTCAAATGCGCGCGAATCCTGAGCAATCAGGTCTCCGCGTTGGCTTCACTGCCACCAAAAAAATCGGTAATGCCGTTAGGCGAAATCGGGCCAAACGCCGTATGCGAGAGCTTGCCCGAGCTCTCTTACCGCAATATGGCCTTGCTGGGCATGACTATGTTTTCATCGCCCGCGACAACACAACCACACGAGAATGGACAGCTTTGCTTGACGACGCGCAAAAAGCCCTCATAACGCTTGGCAAACGCCATGGGCCTAAGAACCCTATGAATTCTATTATTAAAGACACGAAAAAAGCAGACAGATGAACGAACAAAGAAATTTCATCCTTGCCATGGTGCTCTCAGCACTGGTTTTGATCGGATATTGGGTGTTTTACCAAGGTCCCGCCGTTGAAAAAGCAAAAGCCAATGCAGAACAAGAAATGGCGCGCGCTAAAGCCGAGCAATCCCTTAATGGTACTGTATCAAACGAAGTCTCTTCGCCGATTAAGCTCCTGCCGCGTGAAAACCTTGTTGGACAAGGCACGCGTATCAAAATCGACTCGCCGAGTATTCGCGGTAGCTTTTTGACCACAGGCGCCCATTTGGATGATGTCACCCTAAAAAATTATGATGAAACATTAGATGCCGCGGATGGACAAGTCTCATTATTGTCTCCGGAAGGTTCTGAAAAAGCGGCATATATCACGGATAACTGGGTGAAGGCTGGATTAGGCACACAAGGGTTTGATACACCTTGGGCTGTGATTTCTGGCACAACCCTAACCCCTGAAACTCCTGTAACGCTTGGCTATACGGGCGATGGTTATGAAGTCCGCCGCACTATGAGCATTGATGATCGTTACCTCATCACTCTTGAGGATGTTGTCACCAATACATCAGGCAGCGAAATTGCCCTGCAGCGCAAAGGCGTCACACGTCAACACAGCTTACCCGATGACTTGACCAATTTCTTTATTATTCAAGAGGGCCCAATTTCCATCGTCGATAATGGCTATAGTGACATGAAATATAAAAGCCTGCGTAAAAAAGGTGACTGGACAGAAACAGGCACCTCTGGCTGGGTTGGTTTGACGGATAAATATTGGCTTTTGGCGGCCATCGCTCCGCAAGAGAAAACTATCACCGCAGAGCGCCGATTCAGAACCATAAATGATCAAGACGTATACGAAACATCCTATACATTAGCCGCCACAACGCTCACCGCTGGCGCGTCTATCACATCAAAGGGGTATATGTTCTCTGGCGCGAAAGATCGCGACGTATTGAAGACTTATGAGAAAGACCTTGGCATTGCCCAAATGGAACGGGCCATTGATTGGGGTTTTGTTGGCATTTTAGTGAAACCTATTTACTGGGCGCTGTCGCGCCTTGGCGAACTCTTTGGTAATTTTGGTATCGGTATCTTGGCGCTGACCTTAATTATTAAACTCTTCATGTTCCCGCTCTTTAATAAACAATATGAGAGTCAGGCAAAAATGAAAAAAGTTCAGCCTAAACTCAAGAAACTGCAAGAGCGCTACAAAGAAGACCGCGTAAAGCTACAACAAGAAATGATGGCGCTATATAAGCGTGAGGGAGCAAACCCTGTTGCAGGGTGTCTGCCCATTATTCCAACCATCTTTGTTTTCTTTGCGCTATATAAATCTGTCTTTATCAATATTGATATGCGCCACGCGCCATTTTTTGGCTGGATCCAAGATTTGTCCGCGAAAGACCCATTATCTATTCTAAACCTATTCGGCGCTCTACCGTGGAGCGGAGACCCATTTGGCATCGCTTTCCTCGCCATTGGGCCACTGGCCATTCTCTACGGTATTTCAATGAGCCTTATGTACACGCTCACCCCTCCAGCAGGGGGCGGAGAACAGGCCGAGATGATGCAAAAAATGATGAAGTGGATGCCTTGGATATTCATGTTTGTTTTGGCGCCATTCCCTGCAGGCCTTCTGCTTTACTGGGTTTGGAACAATGTTCTCTCATTCGGCCAACAATATTACATCACACGTAAGTTTAAGGTTGATACCCCAATTGATGCTTTCTTTAGAAAGCTTACAGGTAAGGCAGAACCTGAAGCGCCCAAATAGGCGCTTTGGTCAACCCCGTGACGGAGACACCCACATCTGAACATATGGCCCCTGAGGAAGAAATACTTTCTCAGGAAGATATTGAACGCGGCCGCCTTCTGTTTGCACGTGATGTCGATTTTATGCGTAGCGCGGTAAGCCTTGAAACCTTACCGCCGCCTGACCTGCCCGAAGTTTGTTTTGCAGGCCGGTCAAATGTAGGAAAGTCCTCTTTGATTAACGCCCTTACAAACCGTAAAGGTCTAGCGCGCGCCTCTAATACGCCGGGCCGTACACGAGAGCTGAATTACTTTAATGTTGATGGACGTCTATTTCTCGTGGATCTACCCGGATTTGGTTATGCCAAGGCCTCAAAATCAGACATTGCGCGCTGGCAAATTTTGACCAAGGCCTATTTACGGGGCCGTGCGGGTCTGCGCCGTGTCTTTTTATTGATAGATAGCCGCCACGGAATCAAACCTTCCGATATCGAAGTTATGGAAATGCTCGACGAAGCCGCTGTAACCTATCAATTGGTCCTGACCAAAACCGATAAGTTAAAAAAGGGCCAGTTAGAAAAAGTTTATAAGGCCACGCAAAAACGAATTAAAAAACGCCCTGCCGCCTATCCAAATGTGATGAAAACAAGTTCTGAGAAAAAAGACGGGCTTGATTCATTACGGGCTGAAATTGCTGACTTGGCGCTGCCAGAGAATTTGGCTAAGAAGTGAGCCTTATGAAACGCCGCGCCAATGAAAACAGCTGGAATACTGCACAAGTCCTTTCAGAAGCCTTGCCGTTTATCCAGCGCCATGCCGAACGCACAATTGTCGTAAAATTTGGTGGCAATGCGATGGGCGATGAAGAGCTAACCCAACAATTTGCAAATGATATTGTGTTGCTGCGCCAATGCGGCCTGCGCCCTGTTGTCGTCCATGGCGGCGGGCCACAAATTGGGTCCATGCTTAAGCGCCTTGATATCAAGTCAGAATTTGTTGACGGGCTTCGCGTAACAGACATGGAAACTGTTGGTGTAGCAGAAATGGTTCTCTCGGGTGCCATTAACAAATCTATTGTCGCAGCTATCAATCAAGCCGGCGGACGCGCCGTCGGATTTTCTGGACGTGATGCAGGATTAATAACGGCCGAAGCCGTTAATGCTGACCTTGGCTTTACAGGGCACCCTATCGCCGTTGACCCGCTTGTTATTCATACATTAGCAAATGCGCGACCCGGTTTTATTCCTGTTATTTCGCCTATCAGCGGCGGCAAGAATGGTGAAAGCTTTAATGTCAATGCTGACACTGCCGCTGGCGTCATTGCCGGAGCTCTGAATGCCGCGCGGTTGATGCTGTTAACTGATATTGAAGGCGTGATGGATGCGAATAAGAACCTTCTGACAGATTTGTCTATCAGGGATGCTCGCGGCTTAATCGAAGACGGAACAGCCAATGGCGGTATGATTCCAAAACTAAATACGGCGATTGACGCCATTGAAGATGGTGTGGAAGCCGTTGTCATTTTAGACGGAAGGCGCGCGCATGGGCTTTTGGTTGAACTCTTTACCGATATGGGTGCAGGGACATTAATTAGATGAGAAAACAGGTCACATTAGCCTTAACACTCGCTTTTGCATTGAGTGGTTTTCCTGCCACAGCTTCTGCCCAAACGTCCGAAACAGACACAAATTCCGTCGAAATCATTAATCCCGCCAACACGGCATCGTGGAATATTTGCAATGAAACCTCTTTCATTCTCCGCCTTGCCCACGCCACCCTTCGAGATGGTCAAATCAAAGCCAAAGGGTGGCGCGAAGCCCAGCCCGGTCAGTGTATAGTAGAGACCATCGTCGAAAATGCTCCACGCTTTTTATATGCGGAAAGCAGCCCCATCCATCGCGGCGGCATTCGGGAATGGAAAGGCGAAGCCACTCTATGCGCCAAAGATACGGATTTTGAATCCGCCGCGACAGATAATTGCCGCGTTCAAAATCTAGAAACACGGCCATATTTTGCTGTTAAGCCCGGCGAGGACACAACAACATTAATCGAACCCGCCGATTTTGGTGAGAACGCCCTAACCGCAGGTACACAAAGGTTACTGCGCGATGCAGGGTATAAAATTACTGCGATAGACGGCATGCCAGGGCGCCGTACTGCAAGGTCTCTACGCGAATTTCAAAAGAAAGAGGCGTTGGATGATTTACCCGAGGGCGAGGCCTTAATTTCCGCTTTGGCTATCTCCGCGGCAGCCAAAACTAAAGAGATCGGATTAGAATTTTGTAATAAGAGCGACAGCCGCATTTATACGGCCATTGGCTTGCAAGAGGACGGAAACTGGACCTCGCGAGGGTGGTGGGAGCTAGCGCCCGAAAGCTGTGTCAGACCCGTCACGGAAGACTTAAAAGGCCTAGACGTTCACTATTATGCTTTGAAAGAATCTCTGCCGGGGCCTGCCAATGACGTTACGGCTATTCTGACAGGTACAGGGGATGCGGCCATTAATGAAAGAGCCGATCTGAAACTTCGTTCCATCGCCACCATTCCTGCACAGTTCTGTATTGCAGAAGCACAGTTCTCGGCTCTGGGGCGCGAAATGTGTCTGGAAAGCGGATATGGCGTAGCCAATTTTCGCCCGTTACCAACGGATAAAGAAAGCCTGACAATTTCGCTCACAAATGAAGATTTTGCCCAATCTGGCCCCGCAGGATTGCGGCAATAAACCCTCTTTTATCTCTGGCTGGTCTTGCGCCTTGCCCCTCACGGCTTGCCCGTCTAAGCGAAGCTTATGCCTGATACATCCCACTTTGATTCCTCGGACCTTGCCCATATCCGCCATTGGATATTCGATCTCGACAACACGCTTTACCGCGCAGATGCCAAGTTCTTTGGTCAAATTGACACCAAGATTACGAACTATATTTCGCGATATTTAGCGCTGCACGCTACGGAAGCGCATGCCTTACAAAAATCTTATCTCGCTGAATATGGAACATCACTCTCAGGTTTGATGGCCGTGCATGGAATGGACCCTGCCGAATTTCTTGATTATGTCCATGATGTTGATTTAACCGTGCTGAAACCTGACCCAGACTTACGTAAACATATTGAGGCTTTGCCCGGGAAAAAATGGATATTCACAAATGGATCCAGAGGCCATGCACGAAATATAGCAGGACACTTGAATCTCTGGGACCTCTTTGACGGAAGCTTTGGCATTGAAGATGCCGATTATATCCCCAAACCGAAACGCTCTCCTTTCATCAAATTTTGTGATGTATTTGATATCGACCCAAAACAGGCTATTTTTTTCGAAGATAGTGTTCGAAATTTAGAAGTCCCGAAACATATGGGCATGAAAACGGCATTAGTCACATCCGATGAAGACTGGGGCGATGAACCAGAGATTACGCGGCCCGCAGGGAGTACGACACGAGCTGACTGGGTAGATTACACGATTAATGACCTGACTGGCTGGCTTGGTAATCTAACAGTCTAGCTCTAAAAACTGTGGGGCTTGGTTGAAAAACCTATATGTCCTCTTACATTATAATTATGAGCGATAAAACGAAGTCAGCTATTGCCTTGAACTTAAACGCTGTGAACTGCCCGAAATGCAGCACACGTCAGCCGCGTTTTCGCTTTCCCTTAAATATGCGTCAATTTCTCTTTGGCGGATGGACGTGTGCGCGTTGTCAGACTGAGATGGATAAGTTTGGGCGTCCTATTTTTTAATGCTCCATTTTCCTCAGGTTTTTAGCATTTTCTTTAACCCTTCGCGCTAAGGTTATTTTTCAGACATAGCGTGGTCGAGCACGGCACCCATCCCTCTAAATTTACCCAACCTTCATTATATTCTTTAGCGTCGTTTTAGAGTTTTCACTTTATTTCAGGACTGTAATTAGCAATTTTGGGAGGCGGCTATGGGCCCTTCTAGTAATTTGCCAATCATGCCTTATCCGGCGTTCCAAATCGGTCGCTACGAGGCAGTGGCAACAGAAATCGTCGACACAACAAAAGCCATTAATGCGGCGCAAAACACATCGACTATATCCGAAGATTCAAACGCACGGTCAGAGCCAACGCGATTAGCCGTTATGGATAATATTAGTTCGGCCGGAGCGGTAGACAGCCAAGAGGCAGTTTCAAATGCGCCTTCTATAGCTTTAACGCAGAGTTTGGAACAGACGACGCTTAAGGGTGATAAAACCCTCGATATTTATACGTAAACTATCAAGCGCTAAGGCCTAATCACAATGCGAACACAGTCACACCTCGTATCTATACGGGGTAGTGTCTTGACCTATACAGCCGGGGCTCTTATCTGCACACCATGACTATTCGCCCCATATTGACGGTTCCAAACCCAATTTTGAAACAGATATCCAAACCTGTAGAGGCCGTGACCGATGAGATTCGGGCGCTAATGGATGACATGCTTGAAACCATGTATGCTGCACCTGGAATTGGTTTGGCGGCCGTGCAAAT
Proteins encoded in this region:
- a CDS encoding TVP38/TMEM64 family protein — its product is MTEEQQVAVKPASLWVKLWPLYIILAGLALALSQGWQNQLSPQALGENAVYLNTLVENNFWLVLIAFIGIYVAATAFMVPASALTIGGGFLFGVFVGAPAVIIGATIGACILFLAAKSSIGATLKTIAGPFLAKMEKGFNENALSYMFTLRLIPIFPFAVVNIAPAILGAKFRDYFISTALGIIPGTIAYTLIGSGLRGTLLAAAEAGETANVGALVKEAGANFLPAFFALALVALLPTLYKKLFKKPAIK
- the rpmH gene encoding 50S ribosomal protein L34, translating into MKRTFQPSVLVRKRRHGFRSRMATKAGRQILSRRRAKGRKVLSA
- the rnpA gene encoding ribonuclease P protein component, whose translation is MTGASKEISKLGVLKKRAEFLYVRNGVYRAQGGLVIQMRANPEQSGLRVGFTATKKIGNAVRRNRAKRRMRELARALLPQYGLAGHDYVFIARDNTTTREWTALLDDAQKALITLGKRHGPKNPMNSIIKDTKKADR
- the yidC gene encoding membrane protein insertase YidC; amino-acid sequence: MNEQRNFILAMVLSALVLIGYWVFYQGPAVEKAKANAEQEMARAKAEQSLNGTVSNEVSSPIKLLPRENLVGQGTRIKIDSPSIRGSFLTTGAHLDDVTLKNYDETLDAADGQVSLLSPEGSEKAAYITDNWVKAGLGTQGFDTPWAVISGTTLTPETPVTLGYTGDGYEVRRTMSIDDRYLITLEDVVTNTSGSEIALQRKGVTRQHSLPDDLTNFFIIQEGPISIVDNGYSDMKYKSLRKKGDWTETGTSGWVGLTDKYWLLAAIAPQEKTITAERRFRTINDQDVYETSYTLAATTLTAGASITSKGYMFSGAKDRDVLKTYEKDLGIAQMERAIDWGFVGILVKPIYWALSRLGELFGNFGIGILALTLIIKLFMFPLFNKQYESQAKMKKVQPKLKKLQERYKEDRVKLQQEMMALYKREGANPVAGCLPIIPTIFVFFALYKSVFINIDMRHAPFFGWIQDLSAKDPLSILNLFGALPWSGDPFGIAFLAIGPLAILYGISMSLMYTLTPPAGGGEQAEMMQKMMKWMPWIFMFVLAPFPAGLLLYWVWNNVLSFGQQYYITRKFKVDTPIDAFFRKLTGKAEPEAPK
- the yihA gene encoding ribosome biogenesis GTP-binding protein YihA/YsxC, whose amino-acid sequence is MAPEEEILSQEDIERGRLLFARDVDFMRSAVSLETLPPPDLPEVCFAGRSNVGKSSLINALTNRKGLARASNTPGRTRELNYFNVDGRLFLVDLPGFGYAKASKSDIARWQILTKAYLRGRAGLRRVFLLIDSRHGIKPSDIEVMEMLDEAAVTYQLVLTKTDKLKKGQLEKVYKATQKRIKKRPAAYPNVMKTSSEKKDGLDSLRAEIADLALPENLAKK
- the argB gene encoding acetylglutamate kinase → MKRRANENSWNTAQVLSEALPFIQRHAERTIVVKFGGNAMGDEELTQQFANDIVLLRQCGLRPVVVHGGGPQIGSMLKRLDIKSEFVDGLRVTDMETVGVAEMVLSGAINKSIVAAINQAGGRAVGFSGRDAGLITAEAVNADLGFTGHPIAVDPLVIHTLANARPGFIPVISPISGGKNGESFNVNADTAAGVIAGALNAARLMLLTDIEGVMDANKNLLTDLSIRDARGLIEDGTANGGMIPKLNTAIDAIEDGVEAVVILDGRRAHGLLVELFTDMGAGTLIR
- a CDS encoding DUF1036 domain-containing protein, which produces MRKQVTLALTLAFALSGFPATASAQTSETDTNSVEIINPANTASWNICNETSFILRLAHATLRDGQIKAKGWREAQPGQCIVETIVENAPRFLYAESSPIHRGGIREWKGEATLCAKDTDFESAATDNCRVQNLETRPYFAVKPGEDTTTLIEPADFGENALTAGTQRLLRDAGYKITAIDGMPGRRTARSLREFQKKEALDDLPEGEALISALAISAAAKTKEIGLEFCNKSDSRIYTAIGLQEDGNWTSRGWWELAPESCVRPVTEDLKGLDVHYYALKESLPGPANDVTAILTGTGDAAINERADLKLRSIATIPAQFCIAEAQFSALGREMCLESGYGVANFRPLPTDKESLTISLTNEDFAQSGPAGLRQ
- a CDS encoding pyrimidine 5'-nucleotidase, producing the protein MPDTSHFDSSDLAHIRHWIFDLDNTLYRADAKFFGQIDTKITNYISRYLALHATEAHALQKSYLAEYGTSLSGLMAVHGMDPAEFLDYVHDVDLTVLKPDPDLRKHIEALPGKKWIFTNGSRGHARNIAGHLNLWDLFDGSFGIEDADYIPKPKRSPFIKFCDVFDIDPKQAIFFEDSVRNLEVPKHMGMKTALVTSDEDWGDEPEITRPAGSTTRADWVDYTINDLTGWLGNLTV